In a genomic window of Streptomyces sp. NBC_01142:
- a CDS encoding AAA family ATPase: protein MIDMGQTGQVFGEHGIGKTSTFFSHVAEAYPEAELVFVPAANLTPDDLLANAPVRDPDTGQLVLRQLVMSQLKPGRPFVLLIDDSLQAGETIQSQLMQIACNWTLGEYDLRALGCIGVFLSDNESLAETSARRSDLAILDRMVTIRITANDTAWRFKLASKYRKWDLSGVFTVWASLSPAVRELLSPRTLDHILANAQEGFPLRWGLPLINGERLRLVEPRGDGSPGQNRTAEVLDRIAASLGVPNPLTVPDPVRQVVRAALRNRWSVLLQGPPGCGKTELVRQTVREGLGGLEPLYFSLPVTNVEDLCAPIPTSDGSLDNLLAAGFTGPEPKAIVWDEYNRPKDKAAFAKLMEITQEWSLAGRRIDGLRAQIAIQNPPYHLGRKLLVSRNNIAQATRFTASLTVEPEDIPANEWLIEKYGPVAETVLDWWKHDIDEDGRAWITKRTIERLVKLHQRGLPLEMGTVYLGDGEYAPVPLAALMDRLDNRPVTGLRELAQQVDAWEARLRGAAEQTSEGGNDSDVVHQIIANAELSQLKKHRKAVARLVALLPPKLRSTYLVGASEKHQRFWIEIFAAMPR from the coding sequence ATGATCGACATGGGGCAGACGGGCCAGGTCTTCGGCGAGCACGGCATCGGTAAGACGTCGACGTTCTTCTCCCATGTGGCCGAGGCCTACCCGGAGGCCGAGCTGGTCTTCGTACCGGCCGCGAATCTCACGCCGGACGATCTGCTGGCCAACGCACCCGTACGCGATCCCGACACCGGCCAACTGGTGCTGCGGCAGCTGGTGATGAGCCAGCTCAAGCCCGGCAGGCCCTTTGTGCTGCTGATCGACGACTCCCTGCAGGCCGGCGAGACCATTCAGTCGCAGCTGATGCAGATCGCCTGCAACTGGACGCTCGGTGAGTACGACCTGCGGGCGCTGGGCTGCATCGGAGTGTTCCTCAGCGACAACGAGTCGCTGGCCGAGACTTCCGCGCGCCGCAGCGACCTGGCGATCCTCGACCGGATGGTCACGATCCGGATCACCGCGAACGACACCGCGTGGCGCTTCAAGCTGGCCTCGAAGTACCGGAAATGGGACCTGAGCGGGGTGTTCACGGTGTGGGCCTCGCTGAGCCCCGCTGTGCGCGAGCTGCTCTCGCCGCGCACCCTGGACCACATCCTGGCCAACGCCCAGGAGGGCTTCCCGCTGCGGTGGGGGCTGCCGCTGATCAACGGCGAGCGGCTGCGGCTGGTCGAGCCGCGCGGTGACGGCAGCCCCGGCCAGAACCGGACCGCGGAGGTGCTCGACCGGATAGCGGCCTCCCTCGGCGTACCCAATCCACTCACGGTTCCCGACCCGGTGCGGCAGGTGGTGCGGGCCGCGCTGCGCAACCGCTGGAGCGTGCTGCTGCAAGGTCCGCCCGGCTGCGGCAAGACGGAACTCGTACGGCAGACGGTGCGCGAGGGGCTCGGCGGGCTCGAGCCGCTGTACTTCTCGCTGCCGGTGACCAACGTCGAGGACCTGTGCGCACCGATCCCGACGTCCGACGGGTCCCTGGACAATCTGCTGGCCGCCGGTTTCACCGGTCCCGAGCCGAAGGCGATCGTCTGGGACGAGTACAACCGGCCCAAGGACAAGGCGGCGTTCGCCAAACTGATGGAGATCACACAGGAGTGGTCTCTCGCGGGGCGGCGGATCGACGGGCTGCGGGCCCAGATCGCCATACAGAACCCTCCGTACCACCTCGGCCGCAAGCTGCTGGTGTCACGCAACAACATCGCGCAGGCGACCCGGTTCACCGCGTCACTGACGGTTGAGCCCGAGGACATCCCGGCCAATGAATGGCTGATCGAGAAGTACGGGCCGGTCGCCGAGACGGTGCTCGACTGGTGGAAGCACGACATCGACGAGGACGGGCGGGCCTGGATCACCAAGCGGACGATCGAGCGGCTCGTGAAACTGCATCAGCGCGGGCTGCCGCTCGAGATGGGCACGGTCTATCTGGGGGACGGCGAGTACGCGCCGGTGCCGCTGGCCGCCCTGATGGACCGTCTCGACAACCGTCCGGTGACCGGGCTGCGCGAGCTGGCCCAGCAGGTGGACGCCTGGGAGGCACGGCTGCGCGGAGCGGCGGAGCAGACGAGCGAGGGCGGAAATGACAGCGATGTGGTGCACCAGATCATCGCCAACGCCGAGCTGTCACAGCTGAAGAAGCACCGGAAGGCGGTGGCACGGCTGGTGGCTCTGCTGCCGCCGAAGCTGCGGTCGACGTATCTGGTCGGGGCTTCGGAGAAGCATCAGCGGTTCTGGATCGAGATATTCGCGGCCATGCCGCGCTGA
- a CDS encoding GMC family oxidoreductase encodes MSASRYDYIVVGAGSAGCVLAARLSEDPAVRVALVESGGRDRKQEFRVPAAFPKLFKTSYDWNFTTTAQPELGGRELYWPRGHTLGGCSSLNAMMWVRGHRDDYDAWGEVAGAEWSYDALEPYFRRAERWTGPVAAGSSVYGADGPLHISPPRDPNPLTEAFLRACREDGLPDLPELNGPDHSGCALTPLNQRGGRRWSAADGYLRPAARRANLDVLTNTRVCRLEFEGSRVVGVVADGVPGVLRADREVILSAGAIGSPHLLMLSGIGDPDHLKEVGIPLRAASPEVGCGLKDHLSFAVTSHCPTPVTLTGADTLANVGRFLLTRRGPLTSNLAEAVAFVRSSPELAAPDLELIFAPAPFIDHGLTAPTEHGITIGVVLLQPESTGHITLTSPDPLVAPRIAPRYLTAPPDLTRLLAGIRRAESLLGSAALTPYASKPMPPYPGRVDDETLTESIRSSAQTLYHPVGTCRMGSDEGSVTDPRLRVRGVQGLRVVDASVMPGITRGHTHAPVVAIAERAVEMVGEDAPG; translated from the coding sequence TTGAGCGCGAGCAGGTACGACTACATCGTGGTCGGGGCGGGGTCCGCGGGCTGTGTACTCGCGGCGCGTCTCTCCGAGGACCCGGCGGTGCGGGTGGCGCTCGTCGAGTCGGGTGGCCGTGACCGCAAGCAGGAATTCCGGGTACCCGCCGCGTTCCCGAAACTCTTCAAGACGTCGTACGACTGGAACTTCACCACCACGGCGCAGCCCGAACTCGGCGGCCGTGAACTGTACTGGCCGCGCGGTCACACGCTTGGGGGCTGCTCCTCGCTGAACGCGATGATGTGGGTCCGTGGGCATCGCGACGACTACGACGCGTGGGGCGAGGTGGCGGGGGCGGAGTGGTCGTACGACGCGCTCGAACCGTACTTCCGCCGCGCGGAACGCTGGACCGGCCCGGTGGCGGCCGGATCCTCCGTGTACGGCGCCGACGGTCCGTTGCACATCTCCCCACCGCGGGATCCGAACCCCCTCACGGAGGCGTTCCTTCGGGCCTGCCGGGAGGATGGTCTGCCGGATCTGCCCGAGCTGAACGGGCCCGACCACAGCGGTTGCGCGCTCACCCCGCTGAACCAGCGGGGCGGCCGTCGCTGGAGCGCGGCCGACGGCTATCTGCGACCGGCCGCGCGCCGCGCCAACCTCGACGTACTGACCAACACCCGAGTGTGCAGGCTGGAGTTCGAGGGCAGCCGGGTGGTGGGCGTCGTCGCCGACGGCGTGCCCGGAGTGCTGCGCGCCGACCGCGAGGTGATCCTCAGCGCGGGCGCGATCGGATCCCCACACCTGCTGATGCTGTCGGGCATCGGCGACCCGGACCACCTGAAGGAGGTCGGCATCCCGCTGCGCGCCGCGTCTCCCGAGGTGGGCTGCGGCCTCAAGGACCACCTGTCCTTCGCGGTGACGAGCCACTGCCCGACCCCGGTCACCCTGACCGGCGCGGACACGCTGGCAAACGTGGGGCGCTTCCTGCTGACGCGGCGGGGGCCGCTGACCTCGAATCTCGCGGAGGCGGTGGCGTTCGTACGGAGCAGTCCGGAACTGGCGGCTCCCGACCTGGAGTTGATCTTCGCCCCGGCCCCGTTCATCGACCACGGCCTGACCGCCCCTACGGAGCACGGCATCACCATCGGTGTGGTGCTGCTCCAGCCCGAGAGCACGGGCCACATCACGCTCACGTCCCCCGACCCGCTGGTCGCGCCCCGCATCGCCCCGCGCTACTTGACGGCACCCCCGGACCTCACCCGCCTGCTGGCGGGCATCCGCCGCGCGGAGTCCCTGCTGGGATCCGCGGCACTGACCCCGTACGCCTCGAAGCCGATGCCCCCGTATCCGGGCCGGGTGGACGACGAGACCCTGACCGAGTCGATCAGGTCCTCGGCACAGACCCTCTACCACCCGGTCGGTACATGCCGAATGGGAAGCGACGAGGGATCGGTGACGGATCCGCGGCTGCGGGTGCGGGGGGTGCAGGGGCTGCGGGTGGTGGATGCGTCGGTGATGCCGGGGATCACGCGGGGGCATACGCATGCGCCGGTGGTGGCTATTGCGGAGAGGGCGGTGGAGATGGTGGGGGAGGACGCGCCGGGGTGA
- a CDS encoding ribonuclease inhibitor, with protein MGQDEPFAGVPEVLPRSVAELGPLIDWLRGGLTTDRRLDFPAGTALPDGRLDLCKQALGPEGAALIAEALRSSAGESPSPVRQLLLGTDGLGDEGAATVAEKTVGAGVETLYLGCNGITAGGACRIADSLRASEHLVGGVWLKRNPLGTGGGQAAAELIAAASALRTLDLVQTGLDPAGLAVLAEALLTAAAAGRHIERIFIGGNPLGPAGAAPLAALIAGGAVGELYVSAAQLGDRGALLLVDALRRAPYGRLARLSVASNGIGPQAGARLVAAAADAGVELLDLGRVRAARTLGADDNHIDTHAATAIGEALAAHEHRLTHLVLAHTGMRSREAHRILDAAPRAATATRFVLGKGIATTVRRRLDALSAHLPMPAVAADVAAVRSVHRTAPPDPE; from the coding sequence ATGGGGCAGGACGAGCCGTTCGCGGGAGTGCCCGAAGTGCTGCCGCGCTCGGTCGCCGAACTCGGCCCGCTCATCGACTGGTTGAGGGGCGGGCTCACCACGGACCGGCGGCTGGACTTCCCTGCGGGCACCGCGTTGCCCGACGGGCGGCTCGATCTGTGCAAGCAGGCACTCGGCCCTGAAGGCGCCGCGCTCATAGCCGAGGCGCTGCGCAGCAGCGCCGGGGAGAGCCCCTCGCCCGTGCGGCAACTGCTGCTCGGTACCGACGGCCTGGGTGACGAAGGTGCCGCCACCGTGGCGGAGAAGACCGTGGGCGCCGGCGTCGAAACCCTCTACCTCGGATGCAACGGCATCACCGCGGGGGGCGCCTGCCGGATCGCCGACAGTCTGCGGGCCTCGGAGCACCTTGTCGGCGGTGTCTGGCTCAAGCGCAACCCGCTGGGCACGGGCGGCGGGCAGGCCGCGGCCGAACTCATCGCGGCCGCCTCGGCCCTGCGCACCCTCGATCTCGTCCAGACAGGACTCGACCCGGCCGGTCTCGCGGTCCTGGCCGAGGCGCTGCTGACCGCGGCCGCGGCGGGACGGCACATCGAGCGCATCTTCATCGGAGGCAATCCGCTCGGGCCTGCAGGGGCAGCGCCGCTCGCCGCACTGATCGCCGGCGGTGCGGTCGGTGAACTGTACGTATCCGCAGCCCAGTTGGGTGACCGTGGAGCGCTGCTGCTCGTCGACGCGTTGCGCCGCGCCCCGTACGGACGGCTGGCCCGCCTCTCCGTCGCCAGTAACGGCATCGGTCCGCAGGCCGGCGCCCGGCTGGTCGCCGCGGCGGCAGATGCCGGTGTCGAGCTGCTGGACCTCGGCCGGGTCCGGGCAGCCCGTACGCTCGGCGCCGACGACAACCACATCGACACCCACGCGGCCACAGCGATCGGCGAGGCCCTCGCCGCCCACGAACACCGGCTGACCCACCTCGTCCTCGCCCACACCGGGATGCGCAGTCGAGAGGCCCATCGGATCCTCGACGCCGCACCCCGTGCCGCGACCGCCACTCGCTTTGTGCTGGGCAAGGGCATCGCGACCACGGTGCGGCGCAGGCTGGACGCCCTCAGCGCGCATCTGCCGATGCCCGCGGTGGCCGCCGACGTCGCCGCCGTACGCAGTGTTCACCGCACGGCCCCACCGGACCCCGAGTAA
- a CDS encoding Imm21 family immunity protein encodes MSIRSPHASGSDSPPLAWVGSMGGPLVVVPVSALARWGGCTPGGMINSDGVIPDDYDRACDVDDLAGVITVGETQALVLADEPARSCYLPEFQTFVRWPAADSESELLAEAEAVLVDPATEWEECGTWRTDGPAVLMDSAEAGADLNVEYPDGGGLPEQAPVPIPPGQWVVRAVQTWANDQTWTGLVQLLAADC; translated from the coding sequence ATGAGCATCAGGTCACCTCACGCGTCCGGTTCGGACAGTCCCCCGCTTGCCTGGGTCGGATCGATGGGCGGTCCGCTCGTGGTCGTGCCCGTTTCTGCGCTGGCACGGTGGGGCGGCTGCACTCCAGGAGGGATGATCAACAGCGATGGGGTCATCCCCGATGATTACGACCGCGCCTGCGACGTGGATGACCTGGCCGGCGTGATTACCGTGGGCGAGACGCAGGCACTGGTCCTGGCAGACGAGCCCGCTCGCAGCTGCTACCTCCCGGAATTCCAGACGTTCGTACGCTGGCCGGCCGCCGACTCCGAGTCCGAACTGCTTGCCGAGGCAGAGGCCGTCCTCGTCGATCCCGCTACCGAGTGGGAGGAGTGCGGCACATGGAGAACGGATGGCCCGGCGGTACTCATGGACTCTGCCGAGGCCGGAGCCGATCTGAACGTCGAGTACCCCGACGGCGGAGGGCTACCGGAGCAGGCTCCGGTCCCCATACCGCCAGGCCAATGGGTCGTTCGTGCAGTCCAGACCTGGGCCAACGACCAGACTTGGACGGGACTGGTCCAGCTGCTTGCCGCGGACTGCTAG
- a CDS encoding putative T7SS-secreted protein — protein sequence MPEYPYLGWNPVPGSPSAISALQRKLSTSATALGTAHRLVNQLLGESAYWQGEAADAFRGALDGDLPRYLKNAHRSVSKAASQLQTWHDDLVGYQATAKRYDARAELDQAAVTRAEAHHEKTRTAPELTESELTAAADAVTKAREALESVRKLARELEETHRMEAGRIARALNEATDKLAPQEPGALDKALKWLDEDLGDFLSDVSAAVGFAALILGPFFPAVGLVLLFVAAGASMGALAHHLTDSKVQKSLKDGFTKGEFDADFWDSAVTVTGDTLGSVPGVAAIAHGAKSASAATHAATAVVDSGGLAAMRVGSEGFARGAKTTMDGMRQVENPLTEWALRGTPHLVKEGVKYTFSGAGAATAGSHYTSHDDNEAVSHTATAVDGTRAVLDDGPSAAAKAAHAWASLSR from the coding sequence GTGCCTGAGTACCCGTATCTGGGCTGGAACCCGGTACCGGGGAGCCCGTCGGCGATCTCCGCACTCCAGAGGAAGCTCAGCACGTCGGCGACGGCACTGGGCACCGCGCACCGACTGGTCAATCAGCTGCTGGGCGAGAGCGCGTACTGGCAGGGCGAGGCGGCGGATGCGTTTCGCGGGGCGCTGGACGGTGACCTGCCGCGGTACTTGAAGAACGCGCACCGGTCGGTGTCGAAGGCGGCGTCGCAACTGCAGACGTGGCACGACGATCTGGTGGGCTACCAGGCGACGGCAAAGAGGTACGACGCGCGAGCCGAACTCGACCAGGCAGCCGTCACAAGGGCTGAAGCCCACCACGAGAAGACCCGCACCGCACCGGAGCTGACGGAGTCGGAACTGACGGCAGCGGCGGACGCGGTGACGAAGGCGAGGGAGGCGCTGGAGTCGGTACGGAAACTGGCCCGGGAGCTGGAGGAGACGCACCGGATGGAGGCGGGGCGAATCGCGAGGGCCCTGAACGAGGCAACGGACAAACTTGCGCCGCAGGAACCGGGGGCCTTGGACAAGGCGCTGAAATGGCTGGACGAGGACCTGGGTGACTTCTTGTCCGACGTGTCCGCCGCTGTCGGATTCGCAGCCCTGATCCTCGGACCGTTCTTCCCGGCTGTCGGCTTGGTGCTGTTGTTCGTAGCAGCCGGCGCCAGCATGGGTGCTCTCGCTCACCATCTGACGGATTCAAAAGTTCAGAAGTCGCTGAAAGACGGTTTCACAAAAGGTGAGTTCGATGCCGACTTCTGGGACAGCGCCGTAACGGTTACGGGTGACACACTTGGGTCCGTGCCCGGCGTGGCGGCAATCGCCCACGGGGCGAAGTCTGCTTCGGCAGCCACTCATGCGGCTACAGCCGTCGTGGATTCTGGAGGTCTCGCCGCAATGCGTGTCGGTTCAGAAGGGTTTGCGCGCGGGGCGAAAACAACAATGGATGGGATGCGTCAGGTGGAGAACCCACTTACCGAATGGGCGCTGCGGGGCACACCGCATTTGGTAAAGGAAGGCGTGAAGTACACCTTTTCGGGGGCCGGAGCGGCGACTGCCGGCAGCCACTACACCTCGCACGACGACAATGAAGCTGTCTCTCACACAGCAACGGCAGTCGATGGTACACGCGCGGTCCTCGATGATGGCCCCAGCGCTGCCGCCAAGGCCGCCCACGCGTGGGCATCCCTCTCAAGGTAG
- a CDS encoding TetR/AcrR family transcriptional regulator, which yields MATADGAEPAGGRRRPEFRKGRPTLTRERIARAALEILGEAGPAELTMRAVGARLHVSPRALYNYVADRRDLLGEIVGVCQRDRPEPRLDTDRWQESLRTYCRDLRAWYRAHPGMLALARAEDLTPFASADLLRPDDILVGFFLDLGLSPQNARRAWSITVLQVSGFAEIWDAWHDRPPPGSDPAGWTGVPPNPAAGELPHLRRVTAESASEPPDVLFESVLAMLIAGVEAMM from the coding sequence GTGGCAACAGCAGACGGCGCCGAGCCGGCCGGGGGCCGGAGGCGCCCGGAGTTCCGCAAGGGCCGGCCTACTCTGACCAGGGAGAGGATCGCCCGGGCGGCCTTGGAGATCCTGGGTGAGGCGGGCCCGGCGGAGCTGACGATGCGCGCCGTCGGTGCGCGCCTCCACGTGTCGCCGCGGGCCCTCTACAACTACGTGGCCGATCGGCGTGATCTGCTCGGGGAGATCGTGGGTGTCTGCCAGAGGGACCGGCCAGAGCCCCGGCTGGACACCGACCGCTGGCAGGAAAGCCTGCGGACCTACTGCCGGGACCTGCGTGCCTGGTACCGGGCGCACCCGGGAATGCTGGCGCTCGCCCGCGCGGAGGACCTGACCCCGTTCGCGTCCGCTGACCTGCTGCGGCCCGACGACATCCTCGTGGGGTTCTTCCTCGACCTCGGACTGTCCCCGCAGAACGCCCGCCGGGCCTGGTCCATCACCGTCCTCCAGGTCTCCGGGTTCGCAGAGATCTGGGACGCTTGGCACGACCGGCCACCGCCCGGTTCGGACCCGGCCGGGTGGACCGGCGTGCCACCGAACCCGGCGGCCGGAGAACTCCCGCACCTGCGACGCGTCACAGCCGAATCCGCCTCAGAGCCCCCGGACGTCCTGTTCGAATCGGTCCTGGCCATGCTCATCGCGGGGGTGGAAGCCATGATGTGA
- a CDS encoding acyl-ACP desaturase codes for MTITSPQLGSSDAWTDARLLYALEEVVEKELNRHLKVAKDWMPHEYVPFTDGRNFPGFFEDGQAWEAEQSKVTDIGKIALVVNLLTEDNLPSYHHEIASLFGRDGAWGTWVHRWTAEEGRHGIVMRDYLLTSRAVDPDKLEEFRMTHMAEGFESDNRHSMLHSVAYVAFQELATRVSHRNTGHQSGDPVCDRMLARIATDENLHMVFYRNLLGAAFEIAPDLTMQSVRDVVVNFRMPGHGMPGFERAAAQMAIGEIYNMRIHHDDVLQPVLRFLKVLEIDGLGPEGLKAQEELGLYMGGLDSEASKFDEKLAARKARMAARAAG; via the coding sequence GTGACAATCACCTCTCCCCAACTCGGCAGTTCGGACGCGTGGACAGACGCCCGACTGCTGTACGCGCTGGAAGAGGTGGTGGAGAAGGAACTCAACCGCCATCTCAAGGTCGCCAAGGACTGGATGCCGCACGAGTACGTGCCATTCACCGACGGCCGCAACTTCCCCGGCTTCTTCGAAGACGGCCAGGCCTGGGAAGCAGAACAGTCCAAGGTCACCGACATCGGCAAGATCGCCCTGGTCGTCAACCTCCTCACCGAGGACAATCTCCCCAGTTACCACCACGAGATCGCCTCTCTCTTCGGCCGCGACGGCGCCTGGGGCACCTGGGTGCACCGCTGGACCGCGGAGGAGGGCCGGCACGGCATCGTGATGCGCGACTACCTGCTCACCTCGCGGGCCGTCGACCCGGACAAGCTGGAAGAGTTCCGGATGACGCACATGGCGGAGGGCTTCGAGTCCGACAACCGCCACTCGATGCTGCACTCGGTGGCATACGTCGCCTTCCAGGAGCTCGCCACCCGCGTCTCGCACCGCAACACCGGACACCAGTCCGGTGACCCCGTCTGCGACCGGATGCTGGCACGGATCGCCACCGACGAGAACCTGCACATGGTCTTCTACCGGAATCTCCTGGGTGCGGCCTTCGAGATCGCCCCGGACCTGACCATGCAGTCCGTGCGCGACGTCGTCGTCAACTTCCGGATGCCCGGACACGGCATGCCCGGCTTCGAGCGGGCCGCCGCGCAGATGGCGATCGGCGAGATCTACAACATGCGGATCCACCACGACGACGTGCTGCAGCCGGTGCTGCGCTTCCTGAAGGTCCTGGAGATCGACGGGCTCGGCCCGGAGGGTCTCAAGGCGCAGGAGGAGCTCGGCCTGTACATGGGCGGGCTGGACAGCGAGGCGAGCAAGTTCGACGAGAAGCTCGCGGCGCGCAAGGCGCGGATGGCGGCGCGCGCGGCGGGCTGA
- a CDS encoding WhiB family transcriptional regulator: MPINATTDKELSWQETALCAQAGPEFFFPAPGTSTREAKQLCGACEGRVECLAYALDNDERFGVWGGLSEKERHLLKRGQG, from the coding sequence ATGCCGATCAACGCCACTACTGACAAAGAACTCTCCTGGCAGGAGACCGCACTGTGCGCCCAGGCCGGGCCCGAATTCTTCTTCCCGGCCCCTGGCACGTCCACCCGTGAGGCCAAGCAGCTGTGCGGGGCGTGCGAGGGCCGGGTGGAGTGCCTGGCGTACGCGCTGGACAACGACGAGAGATTCGGGGTGTGGGGCGGGCTTTCCGAGAAGGAGCGGCACCTCCTCAAGCGCGGTCAGGGCTGA
- a CDS encoding VOC family protein, which translates to MLTTRFVTGSPNWLDLGTPDIEAANTFYGGLFGWTFQSAGPEAGGYGMFQLDGKTVAGGMAVAPEQGEPGWNVYFQIPDADATAKAVEETGGSIVFEPMDVFELGRMAIFADPAGVGFATWQPGRIKGLDAVNDPGTLVWEELYTPDPNAAIRFYSGVFGWETGTMPLPDGSGSYTMVSPAGAGPDGMFGGIVPLSADPAEAAEGPYWLPYFEVADCDAAVARATELGGKVRMAPVDLEGVGRFAKLADSAGARFAVMQSAQPES; encoded by the coding sequence ATGCTCACCACCCGTTTTGTCACAGGCTCTCCGAACTGGCTCGACCTCGGCACGCCCGACATCGAGGCAGCGAACACCTTCTACGGGGGCCTCTTCGGCTGGACCTTCCAGTCGGCCGGGCCCGAGGCCGGCGGCTACGGGATGTTCCAGCTCGACGGGAAGACCGTCGCGGGCGGCATGGCCGTCGCCCCGGAGCAGGGCGAACCCGGCTGGAACGTCTACTTCCAGATACCCGACGCCGATGCCACGGCCAAGGCCGTCGAGGAGACTGGCGGCTCCATCGTGTTCGAGCCGATGGACGTATTCGAACTGGGGCGTATGGCGATCTTCGCCGACCCTGCGGGCGTCGGCTTCGCGACCTGGCAGCCCGGCCGGATCAAAGGCCTGGACGCCGTCAACGACCCTGGCACGCTGGTCTGGGAGGAGCTCTACACCCCCGACCCGAATGCTGCCATCCGCTTCTACAGCGGTGTCTTCGGCTGGGAGACCGGCACCATGCCGCTGCCCGACGGCAGCGGGTCGTACACGATGGTCAGCCCCGCCGGAGCGGGCCCGGACGGCATGTTCGGCGGCATCGTGCCGCTCAGCGCCGACCCGGCAGAGGCGGCGGAAGGGCCGTACTGGCTGCCGTACTTCGAGGTCGCCGACTGCGACGCCGCGGTCGCCAGGGCGACAGAGCTCGGAGGCAAGGTCAGGATGGCCCCGGTCGATCTGGAGGGCGTGGGGCGTTTCGCCAAGCTCGCCGATTCCGCGGGCGCGCGGTTCGCGGTGATGCAGAGCGCGCAGCCGGAGAGTTGA
- a CDS encoding SDR family NAD(P)-dependent oxidoreductase, which produces MERVSDEELAAFDRTVKKLRAMPVDDPIRLRAEQVASSFARDGRMARRKVRKGAQAEADAAVMAATATGAITRREDAPLGPAVPADAAEVSDTAGTAGVFSRPRRCYVCKSFYRQADSFYHLLCPECAADNTARRTMSTDLSGRRALLTGGRVKIGFQLALMMLRDGAELLVTSRFPHDTLNRFRAAPGSAKWLDRLTVIAIDLRDPRQVLGLCERLREEGEPLDILVNNAAQTVRRPPESYALLAAGERATLPGGVLRAPGYEPMRALERSAAGGALALVLPEADEAGLLPDTAPTNSWSARIGELDPAELLETQLVNALAPTLLVDRLLPLLLASPRPSRYIVNVTAVEGRFAVRHKMAGHPHTNMAKAALNMLTRTSGPELVAQGVHMCSVDTGWITDENPVPKKSRIAAAGFRTPLDIVDGAARVYDPIVRGEAGAPVAGVFLKDYREAEW; this is translated from the coding sequence ATGGAGCGTGTCAGCGACGAGGAGCTCGCGGCATTCGACCGTACGGTGAAGAAGCTGCGCGCGATGCCCGTCGACGATCCGATACGTCTGCGCGCCGAGCAGGTCGCTTCCTCATTCGCCCGGGACGGGCGGATGGCGAGGCGGAAGGTGCGCAAAGGCGCGCAGGCCGAGGCCGACGCGGCGGTCATGGCCGCCACGGCCACCGGGGCGATCACCCGGCGCGAGGACGCCCCACTGGGGCCCGCGGTGCCCGCGGACGCCGCTGAGGTCTCCGATACCGCCGGGACCGCCGGGGTCTTCTCCCGCCCGCGGCGCTGCTACGTCTGCAAGTCGTTCTATCGACAGGCCGATTCCTTCTACCACCTGCTCTGTCCCGAGTGCGCCGCCGACAACACCGCACGGCGCACGATGAGCACCGACCTCTCCGGCCGCCGCGCGCTGCTCACCGGCGGCCGGGTGAAGATCGGCTTCCAGTTGGCGCTGATGATGCTCCGCGACGGCGCGGAGCTCCTGGTCACCAGCCGCTTCCCGCACGACACCCTGAACCGGTTCCGAGCGGCACCCGGCAGTGCGAAATGGCTCGACCGGCTCACCGTCATCGCCATTGATCTGCGCGACCCCCGGCAGGTACTGGGGCTGTGCGAGCGGCTGCGCGAGGAAGGCGAGCCGTTGGACATCCTCGTCAACAACGCCGCCCAGACGGTCCGCCGCCCGCCGGAGTCGTACGCGCTGCTGGCCGCCGGAGAGCGGGCAACGCTCCCTGGCGGAGTGCTGCGCGCGCCCGGCTACGAGCCGATGCGGGCCCTGGAGCGATCCGCAGCCGGCGGCGCCCTCGCGCTCGTACTGCCCGAGGCCGATGAAGCAGGGCTGCTGCCCGACACCGCGCCAACCAACTCCTGGTCGGCCCGAATCGGCGAGCTGGATCCGGCCGAGCTGCTGGAGACCCAGCTCGTCAACGCACTGGCCCCCACCCTCCTGGTCGACCGGCTGCTGCCGCTGCTGCTCGCCTCGCCCCGCCCGAGCCGCTACATCGTGAACGTGACGGCGGTGGAGGGCAGGTTCGCGGTACGGCACAAGATGGCAGGGCACCCGCACACCAATATGGCAAAGGCCGCACTCAATATGCTCACCCGCACCAGCGGGCCCGAACTCGTGGCGCAGGGCGTGCACATGTGCAGCGTCGACACCGGCTGGATCACCGACGAGAATCCCGTGCCGAAGAAGTCACGGATCGCCGCCGCGGGCTTCCGCACCCCGCTGGACATCGTGGACGGCGCGGCGCGGGTGTACGACCCGATCGTGCGGGGAGAGGCGGGCGCGCCCGTGGCCGGCGTCTTCCTCAAGGACTACCGGGAAGCGGAGTGGTGA